Below is a genomic region from Planococcus lenghuensis.
CTGTAAAAGAAGTGATCCAGGGAGCCATGGACTTGGGGATAAAACATTTGACCTTATATGCCTTCTCGACCGAGAACTGGACCCGGCCGAAAGAAGAAGTGGATTATATTATGAGCCTGCCGCTTATCTTCTTTAAATCAGAAATAGCCAATTTGATGAAAAACAGAATTAAAGTCCGCTTTATAGGGGACATTGCGGCTCTGCCTGAAAAGACGCAGCGAGTGATCGAAGAAACCATGAGGAAAACGGAATTGAATACCGGATTGAATTTAAATGTAGCCATGAACTACGGCGGGAGGGCTGATATTGTTCAGGCAGTCAGAAAGACGATCAGCGACGCGCAATCCAGTTCTGAAAAGGGAATTGCCATTGAGTTTGCCGGCCTCCAGAAACATCTGTGGACAGGGAAAATTCCGGATGCAGATCTCCTGATCAGGACTAGCGGCGAGAAAAGGATCAGTAATTTCCTGCTTCTGCAAGCAGCTGAAACGGAACTCTGGTTCACGGATACGTATTGGCCGGATTTCAAAAAAGCACATCTTTCAGAAGCGATCGTTGCCTACAAAGAGAGAAAGTTAAGACACCAGCAGGGATAAGCTGTCCATTATTCATTTGACTGGACCTAAGTAAAAGCAAGGAGTGGCGGGATGGGATCAAGAATCATGCATTTAATTATCGCCGACCGTGTCTCGGAGAAATTGTCGATTCAATGCAAGGGGCAATTTCTTTTGGGGGGCATCGCACCGGACGCGGCATTTACCAGAGAAAGAAAAACCAAGTCACATTACTATGAAGGAAGCCTGGAAGACGGAACGAGATGCGTGAATTATGAGCGCTTTGCGGAAAAATATCCTGTCGATATCCAGAGCGAGTATGGGCTCGGCTATTTAATTCATCTAATCGCCGATGACGTATGGATGAAGCACATCTACTTCAAAAACAACTTCAAGAATCGCTTGGATGCTGATCCGGGGCTATTAGACAGGTGGCACAGCGATTTCAGAAAGCTGAACGGAAAACTGATTGAATGGTTTGAGTGCGGAGATTTGGAGGATGAACTGAGAGCGATTGGTGTACCTGAAAATAACATAAGTGAAATCGAGTCAGAGGATTTAGAGAAATTCAAAGAAGAAACGATCAATGACTTCTTCTACACTGAAGATGATTTAAAAAAAGAATTAGAAGTCTATTCATTGAAGCAAATTTTAAGCTATATCAATTTGGCAGTTGAGGAAATCATCAATTTTTACATGGCTGTCACGTTAAGAATCTCTTGAAATATGTTATTGGCCAAAGGTATTGAGACGGAAGTCGTCTAAAATGAGAGGAATGTTACGGATGAATATTCTCTGGGACTTCGATGGTACGCTATTTGATACCTATCCTGCCTATTCCAGAATCTTTTCTCATGTACTCGGGGGAAGGGCGGCAGAAGTTGAAATCTACAAGAAGCTCAAAGTCTCGTTTTCTCA
It encodes:
- a CDS encoding isoprenyl transferase; this translates as MIEGMPKHVAIMMDGNGRWAAERGLSRSKGHYKGMLAVKEVIQGAMDLGIKHLTLYAFSTENWTRPKEEVDYIMSLPLIFFKSEIANLMKNRIKVRFIGDIAALPEKTQRVIEETMRKTELNTGLNLNVAMNYGGRADIVQAVRKTISDAQSSSEKGIAIEFAGLQKHLWTGKIPDADLLIRTSGEKRISNFLLLQAAETELWFTDTYWPDFKKAHLSEAIVAYKERKLRHQQG